A section of the Mangifera indica cultivar Alphonso chromosome 12, CATAS_Mindica_2.1, whole genome shotgun sequence genome encodes:
- the LOC123192174 gene encoding tobamovirus multiplication protein 1-like isoform X2, translated as MLEIREGSCLPRVLVGVNVGLVCVGSIIAILAFSQLIRIHLRNSQLGWTRQKVLHLLIGSSNVGYFLFFVLTLVAACYDWPCWSYSCGFIAMAIPRILLFSAFLLLLSFWIDLCHQADDEEEDDDDEYGFLQALLKRSLFQPSSSSADNQRICFPFQSIHVGSRQKIVILVTVLIFLVMITFAVVIWIGMGNDAIKSSVVAQVYVALFAIAKLLLGGALAYYGLLLCLKIRTVRSERASSETWKIAGLAVVSVLCFTPSAIIALSTTIPAVYHWQDLQINGVYTTVLLIVYYFVVPSAFVLWVMRELPALAVNIREDESRTIAFIHDSSAAAIHQPGHWTTGTSTQSEILSVSPV; from the exons ATGCTTGAAATAAGAGAAGGGTCCTGTCTTCCTAGAGTGTTGGTGGGTGTGAATGTGGGTCTTGTTTGTGTTGGCAGCATTATTGCTATTCTTGCTTTTTCACAG CTAATAAGGATTCATCTGAGGAATTCACAACTTGGCTGGACGAGACAAAAA GTCCTTCATCTATTGATTGGCTCTTCAAATGTTG GTtacttccttttctttgttttaactcTTGTTGCTGCCTGCTACGATTGGCCTTGCTGGTCATACTCTTGTGGGTTTATTGCTATGG CCATCCCCAGAATTCTCCTGTTTTCAGCTTTTCTTCTGCTTCTTTCATTCTG GATCGACCTTTGCCATCAAgcagatgatgaagaagaagatgatgatgatgaatatgGTTTTCTGCAAGCTTTGTTGAAGAGATCGTTATTTCAACCCAGTTCATCAAGTGCAGATAATCAGAGAATATGTTTtccttttcaatcaattcatgTCGGAAGCCGTCAAAAGATTGTGATTTTg GTTACTGTTCTAATATTTCTAGTAATGATTACATTTGCTGTGGTAATCTGGATTGGGATGGGAAATGATGCTATCAAATCATCAGTGGTGGCCCAG GTGTATGTAGCTCTTTTTGCGATAGCAAAACTATTACTAGGAGGAGCATTAGCATATTATG GACTCTTGTTATGCTTAAAAATAAGGACAGTTAGATCTGAGAGAGCTTCTTCTGAAACGTGGAAG ATTGCAGGATTGGCTGTTGTCTCTGTTTTATGTTTTACACCAAGTGCAATCATAGCCCTTTCTACAACAATTCCG GCTGTATATCATTGGCAAGATTTGCAAATAAATGGTGTTTACACTACTGTTTTACTGATCGTATATTACTTTGTAG TACCCTCGGCTTTTGTATTATGGGTTATGAGAGAGTTACCGGCTTTAGCGGTAAATATTAGGGAAGATGAATCAAGAACGATAGCTTTCATCCATGA
- the LOC123192174 gene encoding tobamovirus multiplication protein 1-like isoform X3 has translation MLEIREGSCLPRVLVGVNVGLVCVGSIIAILAFSQLIRIHLRNSQLGWTRQKVLHLLIGSSNVAIPRILLFSAFLLLLSFWIDLCHQADDEEEDDDDEYGFLQALLKRSLFQPSSSSADNQRICFPFQSIHVGSRQKIVILVTVLIFLVMITFAVVIWIGMGNDAIKSSVVAQVYVALFAIAKLLLGGALAYYGLLLCLKIRTVRSERASSETWKIAGLAVVSVLCFTPSAIIALSTTIPAVYHWQDLQINGVYTTVLLIVYYFVGSSVPSAFVLWVMRELPALAVNIREDESRTIAFIHDSSAAAIHQPGHWTTGTSTQSEILSVSPV, from the exons ATGCTTGAAATAAGAGAAGGGTCCTGTCTTCCTAGAGTGTTGGTGGGTGTGAATGTGGGTCTTGTTTGTGTTGGCAGCATTATTGCTATTCTTGCTTTTTCACAG CTAATAAGGATTCATCTGAGGAATTCACAACTTGGCTGGACGAGACAAAAA GTCCTTCATCTATTGATTGGCTCTTCAAATGTTG CCATCCCCAGAATTCTCCTGTTTTCAGCTTTTCTTCTGCTTCTTTCATTCTG GATCGACCTTTGCCATCAAgcagatgatgaagaagaagatgatgatgatgaatatgGTTTTCTGCAAGCTTTGTTGAAGAGATCGTTATTTCAACCCAGTTCATCAAGTGCAGATAATCAGAGAATATGTTTtccttttcaatcaattcatgTCGGAAGCCGTCAAAAGATTGTGATTTTg GTTACTGTTCTAATATTTCTAGTAATGATTACATTTGCTGTGGTAATCTGGATTGGGATGGGAAATGATGCTATCAAATCATCAGTGGTGGCCCAG GTGTATGTAGCTCTTTTTGCGATAGCAAAACTATTACTAGGAGGAGCATTAGCATATTATG GACTCTTGTTATGCTTAAAAATAAGGACAGTTAGATCTGAGAGAGCTTCTTCTGAAACGTGGAAG ATTGCAGGATTGGCTGTTGTCTCTGTTTTATGTTTTACACCAAGTGCAATCATAGCCCTTTCTACAACAATTCCG GCTGTATATCATTGGCAAGATTTGCAAATAAATGGTGTTTACACTACTGTTTTACTGATCGTATATTACTTTGTAG GTTCTTCAGTACCCTCGGCTTTTGTATTATGGGTTATGAGAGAGTTACCGGCTTTAGCGGTAAATATTAGGGAAGATGAATCAAGAACGATAGCTTTCATCCATGA
- the LOC123192174 gene encoding tobamovirus multiplication protein 1-like isoform X1 has translation MLEIREGSCLPRVLVGVNVGLVCVGSIIAILAFSQLIRIHLRNSQLGWTRQKVLHLLIGSSNVGYFLFFVLTLVAACYDWPCWSYSCGFIAMAIPRILLFSAFLLLLSFWIDLCHQADDEEEDDDDEYGFLQALLKRSLFQPSSSSADNQRICFPFQSIHVGSRQKIVILVTVLIFLVMITFAVVIWIGMGNDAIKSSVVAQVYVALFAIAKLLLGGALAYYGLLLCLKIRTVRSERASSETWKIAGLAVVSVLCFTPSAIIALSTTIPAVYHWQDLQINGVYTTVLLIVYYFVGSSVPSAFVLWVMRELPALAVNIREDESRTIAFIHDSSAAAIHQPGHWTTGTSTQSEILSVSPV, from the exons ATGCTTGAAATAAGAGAAGGGTCCTGTCTTCCTAGAGTGTTGGTGGGTGTGAATGTGGGTCTTGTTTGTGTTGGCAGCATTATTGCTATTCTTGCTTTTTCACAG CTAATAAGGATTCATCTGAGGAATTCACAACTTGGCTGGACGAGACAAAAA GTCCTTCATCTATTGATTGGCTCTTCAAATGTTG GTtacttccttttctttgttttaactcTTGTTGCTGCCTGCTACGATTGGCCTTGCTGGTCATACTCTTGTGGGTTTATTGCTATGG CCATCCCCAGAATTCTCCTGTTTTCAGCTTTTCTTCTGCTTCTTTCATTCTG GATCGACCTTTGCCATCAAgcagatgatgaagaagaagatgatgatgatgaatatgGTTTTCTGCAAGCTTTGTTGAAGAGATCGTTATTTCAACCCAGTTCATCAAGTGCAGATAATCAGAGAATATGTTTtccttttcaatcaattcatgTCGGAAGCCGTCAAAAGATTGTGATTTTg GTTACTGTTCTAATATTTCTAGTAATGATTACATTTGCTGTGGTAATCTGGATTGGGATGGGAAATGATGCTATCAAATCATCAGTGGTGGCCCAG GTGTATGTAGCTCTTTTTGCGATAGCAAAACTATTACTAGGAGGAGCATTAGCATATTATG GACTCTTGTTATGCTTAAAAATAAGGACAGTTAGATCTGAGAGAGCTTCTTCTGAAACGTGGAAG ATTGCAGGATTGGCTGTTGTCTCTGTTTTATGTTTTACACCAAGTGCAATCATAGCCCTTTCTACAACAATTCCG GCTGTATATCATTGGCAAGATTTGCAAATAAATGGTGTTTACACTACTGTTTTACTGATCGTATATTACTTTGTAG GTTCTTCAGTACCCTCGGCTTTTGTATTATGGGTTATGAGAGAGTTACCGGCTTTAGCGGTAAATATTAGGGAAGATGAATCAAGAACGATAGCTTTCATCCATGA
- the LOC123192174 gene encoding tobamovirus multiplication protein 1-like isoform X4, producing the protein MLEIREGSCLPRVLVGVNVGLVCVGSIIAILAFSQLIRIHLRNSQLGWTRQKVLHLLIGSSNVGYFLFFVLTLVAACYDWPCWSYSCGFIAMAIPRILLFSAFLLLLSFWIDLCHQADDEEEDDDDEYGFLQALLKRSLFQPSSSSADNQRICFPFQSIHVGSRQKIVILVTVLIFLVMITFAVVIWIGMGNDAIKSSVVAQVYVALFAIAKLLLGGALAYYGLLLCLKIRTVRSERASSETWKIAGLAVVSVLCFTPSAIIALSTTIPAVYHWQDLQINGVYTTVLLIVYYFVGW; encoded by the exons ATGCTTGAAATAAGAGAAGGGTCCTGTCTTCCTAGAGTGTTGGTGGGTGTGAATGTGGGTCTTGTTTGTGTTGGCAGCATTATTGCTATTCTTGCTTTTTCACAG CTAATAAGGATTCATCTGAGGAATTCACAACTTGGCTGGACGAGACAAAAA GTCCTTCATCTATTGATTGGCTCTTCAAATGTTG GTtacttccttttctttgttttaactcTTGTTGCTGCCTGCTACGATTGGCCTTGCTGGTCATACTCTTGTGGGTTTATTGCTATGG CCATCCCCAGAATTCTCCTGTTTTCAGCTTTTCTTCTGCTTCTTTCATTCTG GATCGACCTTTGCCATCAAgcagatgatgaagaagaagatgatgatgatgaatatgGTTTTCTGCAAGCTTTGTTGAAGAGATCGTTATTTCAACCCAGTTCATCAAGTGCAGATAATCAGAGAATATGTTTtccttttcaatcaattcatgTCGGAAGCCGTCAAAAGATTGTGATTTTg GTTACTGTTCTAATATTTCTAGTAATGATTACATTTGCTGTGGTAATCTGGATTGGGATGGGAAATGATGCTATCAAATCATCAGTGGTGGCCCAG GTGTATGTAGCTCTTTTTGCGATAGCAAAACTATTACTAGGAGGAGCATTAGCATATTATG GACTCTTGTTATGCTTAAAAATAAGGACAGTTAGATCTGAGAGAGCTTCTTCTGAAACGTGGAAG ATTGCAGGATTGGCTGTTGTCTCTGTTTTATGTTTTACACCAAGTGCAATCATAGCCCTTTCTACAACAATTCCG GCTGTATATCATTGGCAAGATTTGCAAATAAATGGTGTTTACACTACTGTTTTACTGATCGTATATTACTTTGTAG GATGGTAA
- the LOC123230320 gene encoding agamous-like MADS-box protein AGL62 — protein MATKKTKGKQKIEMKRIEKEEDRLITFSKRKSGIYKKASELVTLTGAEVGVVVFSPAGKAFSFGHPSIEAMTNRFMGGQPPKVDPIHLRLEARHNERIDKLNQDCNNFLNQLEAEKEQGKLLKEMRNGMETQGWWDTPVDQLNMNELHQIHATLDELEKSLLSEICIKTSGDLGASSSFIAPPPNSDQTINPFSVNNLAATGPSHSLFPQSYDGFLPNQF, from the coding sequence ATGGCAACTAAGAAGACCAAAGGAAAGCAAAAAATTGAGATGAAGagaattgaaaaagaagaagataggTTAATCACTTTCTCAAAACGTAAATCTGGTATCTATAAAAAAGCGAGTGAACTTGTAACTCTTACTGGGGCTGAAGTAGGAGTAGTGGTGTTTTCACCAGCTGGAAAGGCTTTCTCCTTTGGTCATCCATCCATTGAAGCTATGACAAACCGCTTCATGGGTGGGCAGCCACCGAAAGTTGACCCAATTCACCTTCGGCTTGAGGCTCGCCATAATGAGAGAATTGATAAATTGAATCAGGATTGCAACAACTTCCTCAACCAACTTGAGGCCGAGAAGGAGCAAGGGAAGTTGTTGAAAGAAATGAGGAATGGGATGGAAACTCAAGGATGGTGGGATACTCCAGTTGATCAACTTAACATGAATGAGCTCCACCAAATACATGCCACTTTGGATGAGTTGGAGAAAAGTTTGTTAAGCGAAATATGTATCAAGACTAGTGGTGATCTTGGTGCCTCCTCTTCATTTATAGCTCCTCCACCGAATTCAGATCAAACAATAAACCCTTTTTCAGTGAACAATCTAGCTGCAACAGGTCCATCTCATAGTTTATTTCCTCAAAGCTATGATGGTTTCCTCCCAAATCAATTCTAA
- the LOC123230325 gene encoding agamous-like MADS-box protein AGL62 — protein MATKKTKGKQKVEMKIIEKEKARLITFSKRKSGIYKKASELVTLTGVEVGVVVFSPTGKAFSFGHPSIEVVTNRFMGGQPPKGDPTHLQLEARHNERIDKLNQDYNNFLNQLEAEEERGKLLKEMRNGMETQGWWDTPIDQLNMKELHQIHATLDELEKSLLNEICIKTGGDLGASSSFMAPPPNPNQTINPFSVNNTTTTDPSHSFFPQNYGGFLPNQF, from the coding sequence ATGGCAACCAAAAAGACTAAAGGAAAGCAAAAAGTTGAGATGaagataattgaaaaagaaaaagccagGTTGATCACTTTCTCAAAACGTAAATCTGGTATCTATAAAAAAGCAAGTGAACTTGTGACTCTTACTGGGGTTGAAGTAGGAGTAGTGGTGTTTTCACCAACTGGAAAAGCTTTCTCCTTTGGTCACCCATCCATTGAAGTTGTGACAAACCGCTTCATGGGTGGGCAGCCACCAAAAGGTGACCCAACTCACCTTCAGCTTGAGGCTCGCCATAATGAGAGAATTGATAAATTGAATCAGGATTACAACAACTTCCTCAACCAACTTGAGGCCGAGGAGGAGCGAGGGAAGTTGTTGAAGGAAATGAGGAATGGAATGGAAACTCAAGGATGGTGGGATACTCCAATTGATCAACTTAACATGAAGGAGCTCCACCAAATACATGCCACTTTGGATGAGTTAGAGAAAAgtttgttaaatgaaatatgtatCAAGACCGGTGGTGATCTCGGTGCCTCTTCTTCATTTATGGCTCCTCCACCGAATCCAAACCAAACAATAAACCCTTTTTCGGTGAACAATACAACTACAACAGATCCATCTCATAGTTTCTTTCCTCAAAATTATGGTGGTTTCCTCCCAAATCAATTCTAA
- the LOC123193756 gene encoding agamous-like MADS-box protein AGL29, with the protein MGRRKIEMEMVKDSNARQVTFSKRRNGLFKKANELATLCAAQVAIVVFSPGGKSFSFGNPSVDEVTHRYLHEDYTIQVDPKQQAKVDKLNQELNEVHRELNLEKKRGKMLDKTLKESGAARALDINNLNYDELMQLRAKLEELKRNVKGHVNEIEASSSLLMLKKSGGREDHD; encoded by the coding sequence ATGGGTCGGAGAAAGATTGAGATGGAGATGGTGAAAGATAGCAACGCAAGGCAAGTCACCTTCTCAAAGCGTCGAAACGGGCTCTTTAAGAAGGCCAATGAACTTGCAACTTTATGCGCTGCTCAAGTCGCCATCGTTGTTTTCTCTCCCGGTGGAAAATCTTTCTCATTTGGAAACCCTAGTGTCGATGAAGTTACTCATCGCTATCTACATGAGGATTACACCATTCAGGTTGATCCTAAGCAACAGGCAAAAGTTGATAAACTTAACCAAGAACTCAATGAGGTGCATAGGGAACTTAACCTAGAGAAGAAACGAGGGAAGATGCTCGACAAGACTCTCAAAGAAAGTGGAGCAGCAAGAGCATTGGACATCAATAATCTTAACTATGATGAGCTCATGCAACTGAGGGCAAAGTTGGAGGAGCTTAAGAGGAATGTAAAAGGACATGTTAACGAAATTGAGGCGTCTTCTTCATTGCTAATGCTGAAAAAGTCTGGTGGTAGAGAAGATCATGATTAA